From the genome of Perca fluviatilis chromosome 1, GENO_Pfluv_1.0, whole genome shotgun sequence, one region includes:
- the LOC120562381 gene encoding toll-like receptor 2, protein MRILTFLTFVNLLMHQSFSLSRPQCHLCEQTACNCSRQNLILVPTAPSKLITELDLSFNRLQTIMNNDFVAFASLQTLIMNNNRIQKIQEQAFVPLTNLEKLDLSLNRLDTLSAGWFENLFSLQHLNLLGNKYKMLGQGNLFQPLKRLKTLHFGGPDLHSIRKSDFSGLSRLEKVVLDGRNLQVYAEGSLRQIEPIKYVTLGLNGPFLTNQALVGAILSDVAHQNTTLTFVDTWFFADYQMFPFKVIRDRGSTSVIFKNINMTVPACLEFLNLLSDSNLTTLAMEDTQLILTSVGGIAYPPHMDRLEAIVLKNVDVPRFYSFPALFFLQPLLNVVRRVSVLNCKVFLIPCESSVDFSKLEYMDVSDNLFSDLALSQMMCDGKGGLWSLQTFNISRNYLHSINSQLFTKLDKLKNIDMSGNVFRSMPETCYWPPSLQFLNLSSTRLAKVTTCLPMSLHILDLSDNDLTVFNIELPFLTELYISGNKISSLPDGGLYPCLVFLSIQNNNLQTFSSNNLNGYSNLTSLEAGSDTYVCSCGFVALMTSDWTNHRVTFGDEFKSYICDSPDAVRGESAADVRLSVFECHTALAFSVLCSGILLVFLLIAGLCHKFNVVWYMKMTWAWLRAKRKPKLKKGELEYDAFVSYSEMDSGWVEAHLVPELEQAEPPLRLCLHKRDFVPGGWILDNIIDAIEKSHRTLFVLSQHFVRSEWCKYELDYTHFRLFDQNDDTVVLILLEPIDKETIPKKFCKLRRVMNSRTYLEWPDDDGLMPRFWQSLRTAIKRPDTDDGNRLQFDNVDF, encoded by the coding sequence ATGAGAATCCTGACATTTCTCACGTTTGTCAATCTGCTAATGCATCAAAGCTTCTCACTCTCCAGACCACAGTGTCACCTCTGTGAACAAACGGCCTGTAACTGCTCGAGGCAAAACCTGATTCTGGTCCCTACAGCACCTTCAAAGCTCATCACTGAACTCGATCTCTCATTCAACAGACTGCAAACAATAATGAATAATGACTTTGTTGCATTTGCCAGTTTACAGACTTTGATCATGAATAACAACAGAATCCAAAAGATCCAGGAGCAAGCATTTGTCCCTCTGACTAATTTGGAGAAATTGGACTTGTCCTTAAACAGACTGGATACGCTGTCTGCTGGATGGTTTGAGAACCTTTTTTCTCTTCAGCACCTGAATCTTTTGGGgaacaaatataaaatgttgGGTCAAGGCAATCTTTTCCAGCCACTGAAGAGATTAAAGACCCTACATTTTGGAGGACCTGACCTTCACTCTATCAGAAAAAGTGACTTTTCTGGCCTCAGTCGTCTTGAAAAGGTTGTTTTGGATGGAAGAAATCTGCAAGTCTATGCAGAAGGAAGTTTGCGACAAATTGAGCCAATTAAATATGTAACACTTGGTCTGAATGGTCCGTTTCTGACAAATCAAGCGCTAGTAGGAGCTATACTGTCTGATGTTGCACaccaaaacacaacactgacattcGTTGACACATGGTTCTTCGCAGATTATCAAATGTTCCCATTTAAAGTGATCCGAGACCGCGGATCTACAAGTGTTATctttaaaaatattaacatgACCGTTCCAGCTTGTTTGGAATTTCTAAATTTGCTGTCAGACTCGAATTTAACTACGTTGGCAATGGAAGATACTCAATTAATCTTAACTTCTGTGGGTGGCATCGCGTATCCCCCACACATGGACCGTTTGGAGGCTATTGTCTTAAAAAACGTCGATGTCCCTCGGTTCTATAGCTTCCCAGCCCTCTTTTTCCTGCAACCTCTGCTGAACGTAGTGCGAAGGGTGTCCGTGCTAAACTGCAAGGTGTTCCTCATTCCTTGTGAATCCTCTGTCGATTTCTCAAAGCTGGAGTATATGGACGTCAGTGACAACTTGTTTAGTGATCTGGCTCTTAGCCAAATGATGTGCGATGGCAAAGGTGGTCTTTGGAGTCTGCAAACCTTCAACATCAGCAGGAATTACCTGCACTCGATCAACAGCCAGCTCTTCACCAAACTAGAtaagcttaaaaacattgaCATGAGTGGAAATGTGTTTCGTAGTATGCCTGAGACGTGTTACTGGCCACCAAGTCTCCAATTCTTAAACCTTTCATCAACACGTTTAGCAAAAGTGACCACTTGTTTGCCAATGAGTTTACACATCCTCGATCTGTCAGACAATGACTTGACCGTGTTCAACATCGAACTACCTTTTCTCACCGAGTTATACATCTCCGGCAACAAAATCAGTAGTTTGCCAGATGGGGGTTTATACCCTTGTCTCGTGTTTCTCTCTATTCAAAACAATAACTTGCAGACATTCAGCAGCAATAATCTAAATGGCTATAGTAATCTGACGAGTCTGGAGGCTGGTTCTGACACGTACGTCTGTTCATGTGGCTTTGTAGCGTTGATGACGAGTGACTGGACGAATCATCGAGTCACCTTTGGAGATGAGTTCAAGTCGTACATCTGCGACTCCCCGGACGCCGTGAGAGGAGAGAGTGCGGCAGACGTGAGGTTGTCAGTGTTTGAATGCCACACAGCTTTAGCTTTTTCTGTACTCTGCTCCGGCATCCTGCTGGTGTTTCTGCTCATTGCAGGTTTGTGTCACAAATTCAACGTTGTGTGGTACATGAAGATGACCTGGGCCTGGCTGAGAGCCAAGAGGAAGCCAAAGTTAAAAAAGGGAGAGCTCGAGTATGACGCCTTTGTGTCCTACAGTGAAATGGACTCTGGTTGGGTGGAAGCACATCTGGTCCCGGAGCTCGAGCAGGCCGAGCCTCCTCTTCGGCTCTGCCTCCACAAGAGAGACTTTGTTCCCGGAGGATGGATCTTGGACAACATCATAGACGCCATCGAGAAGAGTCACAGAACTCTGTTTGTCCTTTCTCAGCATTTTGTCAGGAGTGAATGGTGCAAGTACGAGCTGGATTACACCCATTTTAGATTGTTCGACCAAAACGATGACACGGTTGTGCTGATTCTGTTGGAGCCCATTGACAAAGAGACCATCCCCAAGAAGTTCTGCAAGCTGCGGAGAGTCATGAACTCCAGGACATACCTGGAGTGGCCCGATGATGACGGCCTGATGCCCAGGTTCTGGCAAAGCCTGAGAACAGCTATTAAAAGACCTGATACTGATGATGGAAACCGTTTACAGTTTGACAATGTGGACTTTTAA
- the LOC120558848 gene encoding protein PERCC1, with amino-acid sequence MKSLKLRRKRRDQLLRFADLISCDIQRYFGRCSGDQEACDIYSDSVSVTTSGRLRYYDDLLKIARAGSPEEQENSLVTCADDQGVGVAKGNNSLGPLAELFNHRVPSQGRSRPMIKRHLPLSFWTEPVPCCSLVGFSNTPDVTHTNSDTPSQDSTHTDANTHTHYNPLPHHNTHSLDGTQPDFSDLLANWDPNPELTHTLTENTHMQH; translated from the exons atgaaGAGTCTGAAGctcaggaggaagaggagggat CAGCTGCTCAGGTTTGCAGATCTCATCAGCTGTGACATCCAGCGGTATTTCGGTCGCTGCTCTGGCGATCAAGAAGCTTGCGACATCTACAGCGACTCGGTCTCCGTCACAACCAGCGGGCGTCTGCGTTACTATGACGACCTGCTGAAAATCGCGAGAGCGGGAAGTCCAGAGGAGCAAGAGAACAGCCTGGTGACTTGTGCTGATGATCAAGGAGTCGGGGTTGCTAAGGGCAACAACAGTTTGGGGCCCCTGGCTGAACTGTTCAACCACAGGGTCCCGAGTCAGGGCCGCAGCCGACCAATGATCAAGCGGCATCTCCCGCTCAGTTTCTGGACGGAGCCAGTCCCCTGCTGCTCTCTGGTCGGTTTCAGCAACACAcctgacgtcacacacacaaacagcgaCACACCTTCGcaggacagcacacacacagacgctaacacacacacgcactacaACCCGCTCCCacatcacaacacacactccctcGACGGCACTCAGCCGGACTTCAGTGACTTGCTGGCAAACTGGGATCCAAACCcggagctcacacacacactgacggagaacacacacatgcagcattAA